DNA from Luteolibacter yonseiensis:
ACGAAGTCGGTGATCTCGATGGTTTTCGTCAGCTCCGGCTGGACGGCCTCCAGATCTTCATCGGAAAGAAGGATGAACTGCCCGTCGTCATGTTCATAACCCTTCACCAGCCTGTCCCACGGAACCTCCTCCCCTGTGTCGGCGTTCACCCTTTCATAGCGGATGCGCGCGTGGTTCTTGCTGTCCACCATGTGGAACTGGATGTCCGGCCTCGCCTCCGCGCTTGTCAGCGAGACGGGGATGTTGACGAGGCCGAAGGCGATGGCTCCTTTCCAGATCGAGCGTGGCATGGTGGGGGATGTCTTGCATTTCCCATTCCAAGCCACCGTCGCCGCAACGGCGCGGGATACTCAGTATGGGAGGGGGCGGAATGCAACAACTCCGTCCCACACAGGGGGCGAATTGCACCCGCATCATTCCTGCGGCCTCCGGTATGAAATTTATTGTTAAGTTCCGCCTCCGGACATGCATGTAATCCGTATGCATCTGACAAAAAACCTGCCAATCCCCAATTTCGCGGCCATTGCCGGAGCCGTCTGCCTGGCCTTGACCTCCCTGCCCGGTTTTGCAGCGGACCATTTCACCGACTGGCCCGAGGGTTTCTCGCCGAAGCTGGTCGGAACCCGCGCGACCGACCGTTTCATCGCCAAGCTAAAGGCCAGGGCGGAGTCCGGCAAGAAGGGGGAGATCCGTTATCCTGAGGTGATCAACTGGTATGGCGCGCTGACCTTCGCGAAGGCCAACGGACTTGAGGACAGGGCCAAGGCGTTGATCGAGGCGGCTGATCCTCTTTTCAAGGAGGAAACCCATGTGATGCCTCCTCCGAATCATGTGGACCGGAACGTCCTCGGCTCGCTGGCGGCGGAGATTTTCCTGCAATCCGGAAGCCAGCGCGCCCTGGAGATCGCGAAGAACTATGCGGACATCCAGTGGCTGCCCACCGGGGAGATCATCAGCAAGGGAGCCGCCGAAGCTGGCAAGCCACAGGGAGGATTGAGCTGGCGGTTTGATGAGGATGCGAAGAAATACATGGAACAGGGACTCACCTGGCAGACCCGGTTCTGGATCGATGACATGTACATGATCACCATGGCCCAAGGGCAGGTGTTCCGTGCGACGGGAGACAGGAAATACATCGATCGCGCTGCGAAGGAAATGGTCGCTTATCTGGACAAGCTGCAGGAGCCGAACGGACTCTTCTACCACGCTCCGGACGTGCCGTTTTTCTGGGGACGCGGGATTGGCTGGATGGCGGCGGGGATGGCGGAACTCCTGACCTCGCTGCCGGAGGACAATCCGGACCGCGCACGCATCCTCGAAGGATATCGCAAGCTGATGGCCACGCTCAAGGACACCCAGGGCAAGGATGGCATGTGGCGGCAGCTTGTGGACGATCCGAAATCATGGCCCGAGACGTCGTGCACCGGGATGTTCACCTTCGCGATGGTCACCGGAGTGAAGAAGGGCTGGCTGGACGCGGATGTCTATGGGCCGGTTGCCAGAAACGCCTGGATCGCCTTGGCAGGCTATGTCCATGGGAATGGCGACATCTGCGAGGTGTGCGTGGGAACGGACAAGAAAAACAGCCGCGAATACTACCTGAAACGTCCCCGTGTGTTCGGCGACATGCATGGACAGGCTGCCCTCTTGTGGAGCGCCACGGCATTGTCGAGATAAGAGGGGTTTTTCTAACGGGCCACCGGAAGTGCGGAAGTAATTCCCCGTTTCCGGTGGTGAAATCCATCAAGGAAGCTCTCTGCCACCGGACAGCTTCCACTGCAGAAGCGGAAGCGTCACCTTCGCGCAACCTTCCGCGTTCGGGTGGACTCCATCCTGGACGTAGGATTGGAAGGTCGCGGGCGATCTGCCTTGCAGGGCGGCCCAGTTCGCCTGGTGGTCGATGAGAAGGAGTCCGCGCCCGGCGGCGACGTCGCGATACATCTCGTAGTAGGCGGCGAGGTTGGGGCGGAGGGAGGCGGACTGGTTGCTGCCCGTAGGCGAGTTCCACACGGTGTTCATGGTTTGAAGGATGATTTCCACCTGCGGGTTCTGCTGTTGGATGGCCTGGATCATGGTTTCCAGATTCGTCTTCGCCTGCTGGACGCTGAGGGAAGGAGTGCCGTCGCTGTAGAGAAATGCGTCGTTCATCGCGAACTCGATGAAGACGGTGTCCGGATTGCGGTTGAGGACTTTGGTTTGAAGCTGGGCCAGTCCCTCGGCGGAGTTCTTGCCGCTGAGGCCGCTGTTCACGATGGTGAACTTGTTGGGATATTTCGCGGAAAGCCAGGCGCTCATCTGGCTGACCCATGCGCCGCTGGCGGTGAGGCTGGTGCCGTAAACGACGATGGTGCGGTTCTGTCCGGCGGCGAGAGCGGTGACGAAGGCGGCGGGATCCGAGTGAAGGGCGATCCGGAAGAACCGCTTGCCCGGCTGCTGGGGTGCGACGAGCTGGAAGTTTTCAAAAACATCCGAGGCTGGTCCCATGGTGATGCCGAACCGCAGGAGGGAGGGGGTGTAGACCGGCTGGTGGATATGCAGGTCGAAAATCTCGCCGTCCGAATGCAGGTTGAAATAATCCGGGTGGCTCCGGATGGCATCGAAAAACGTGGAGTTCGACACCAGGGGATTCAGTCCCACTTCCACCTCCCGGATATCGCTCACGCCATCGTCATCGGTGTCGTCATCGGCGGAGACGGGGGCGAAGCCGACGGCGTCCGCGATGACATAGCCGTTCGCCGCCGTGGTCATGATGGTCACGCTCTGGACGCCCTTGAAGAGGCCGAGGAGATTCCATTTTCCGCCGTTGCTTTTCTGGTCCACCAGGATGGTGCGGGTGCCCTTGGCATCGACGACGCGGACGGGCACGTTCGAGGCGCGGTTGGTGTGGGAGGTCCAGCGGAGATAGACGCGCTGGACGCCGGTCACCGATGCGGGCGGTGTGTAGGCCACCTGGTTCGCGCCCTGGCCGGTGTTTCCATCATGGATGTAGTCGCTCCCGATGTATCCCGTGGTGCTGGTCCCGGAGGTCCATGTGCCGGTGACGGTGACGCGCGGGGTGTCCGTATTGTCCACAACGATCTCGGGAGATCCGGCGGAGGGTTCTCCCAGAGCCTGGCCGGCGGCGACCAGCACGGGGCGGAGTTTCGAATAAGGAACCTGCTGCACGTCCAGGTTGTCACGGATCGCGAGGTCCGCTCCAAGCGCGGCGGATTGCGAGAGGATCATGAAGACCGGCTCCATGCGGATGGACCCGAACGCCATGTGGCTCGCGGAGAGGCTCCATGGCACGAGCAGGTTCCGGCACTGGCCGGCTTTCGGAACGATCGACCGGTAGGAAACGGGATAAGGATTCCCCACCGCCATCTGCACGTCCCCCTCGTTTTTCACCACACCGTTCTTCACATGGCGCTGCGTGTGGTGGGAGTCCATGGCGTAGGCCGCCAGGCCGATGGAATCCGCCGCGACCGACTCGCCGCTGCAATGGCGCTGGTTCATCACGTAGTCGGAAACCATGCGGCGCGCCTCGCGCACATAGAGCTGCCACGGCCAGTTGCCGTTGTCGGTGAATTCGTCGGCGGGAAGGCCCCATTGGGAATAATTGGTGCGGATGTTGGACGGTACGCGAGCGTGGTTCTGAAGCGTCCAGATCAGGCCGCGCTGCCAGTTTTCATGCTGCTTGGCGAGGGCGAGCCGCTGGTCGTGGTTCAGGGTGGTCCAGTTCCAGCCGGGGCCGTAATTTTTCCCGATGTAGTCGGTGGAGATGCCGCCGTTGTTGTTCGAGTCGGTCTTGCGGTTCGGCATCAGGTCGAATTTGAAGAATCCCGACGTCTGTCCCGCCTCGATGGCGCGGAAGAGAAGTTCGTAGTCCGCCTCGTTGTAGCCCGGTGGTTTGGGGATCGCCACCCGGTTCGCGGGCACGTCGGTGAGGGCCATGCGGAAACAATAGGCCTGGAGCTTGTCATCGCCGGCTCCGTCGGCACCACCCGCGGTGGCGTTCACCCCCGGAAGCAGGCCGCTGGCGGCATTCCCGGCGGTGACATAGGGATCGATGCCGTTGGGAAGCTGGTTCTTGGTGGCCCTCGCGGATTGGATCCCGCTGTAGTCCTCGCCGTAGGTGGCGTTCGCCTCGCGACCGACCGTGAAGGAGACTCCCGCGCCGGGGAGCAGATCGCCCTCGTAGCTGGCGTCGATGAAGATTTTCCCGGCGAACTCACGGCCATCCTCCAGCCGGATGTGGTCGATTTTCCCGCTGCTGGAAACGACACCGTTGCCGAGATCCAGCCGACCGGTGACGACCGGAACGTTCCGCTCCTGGATCATCGTGAGGAAAATAGACTCCGCGACCTTCGGCTCGAAAACCGAGGCGACCTGCGTGGTGGCGTTGAACGCGGGCCCGCCCTGCCCGGCGTTTCCGTAAGCCGAGCGGGACTGCCAGTTCCATGCGGCGTCATTCTGGTAGTGCTGGTAGACGCGGTGGTAGAACTCGCGGCTGAGGCCGCCGAGGATGGAGCTTTCCCCGAGGTCGGTCCAGCCGAGGCCGCTGGTGGTGAGCCCGCCGAGGTGGGGCGTCGGTGAAATGAGGACGACGGAGCGTCCGGACTTCGCCGCTTGGACCGCGGCGATCACGCCGCCGGATGTGCCGCCATAGACGACGATGTCATAGGACACCGGCGCGGCCGCGGCGTGGGCGGCCATTGCTGTGAGTAAAAGGAAGTATTTCAAGGTATTGCGATTTTGAATCTCGGGAAACGCCGGTGAGGCGGGGGCAAGGGATGGTGGAAATATTCTGTCGGATTACCAAAGCGGTCGCAGATGACACGAATCCGCCCGGCAAGCCAAGGATG
Protein-coding regions in this window:
- a CDS encoding FAD-dependent oxidoreductase; this translates as MKYFLLLTAMAAHAAAAPVSYDIVVYGGTSGGVIAAVQAAKSGRSVVLISPTPHLGGLTTSGLGWTDLGESSILGGLSREFYHRVYQHYQNDAAWNWQSRSAYGNAGQGGPAFNATTQVASVFEPKVAESIFLTMIQERNVPVVTGRLDLGNGVVSSSGKIDHIRLEDGREFAGKIFIDASYEGDLLPGAGVSFTVGREANATYGEDYSGIQSARATKNQLPNGIDPYVTAGNAASGLLPGVNATAGGADGAGDDKLQAYCFRMALTDVPANRVAIPKPPGYNEADYELLFRAIEAGQTSGFFKFDLMPNRKTDSNNNGGISTDYIGKNYGPGWNWTTLNHDQRLALAKQHENWQRGLIWTLQNHARVPSNIRTNYSQWGLPADEFTDNGNWPWQLYVREARRMVSDYVMNQRHCSGESVAADSIGLAAYAMDSHHTQRHVKNGVVKNEGDVQMAVGNPYPVSYRSIVPKAGQCRNLLVPWSLSASHMAFGSIRMEPVFMILSQSAALGADLAIRDNLDVQQVPYSKLRPVLVAAGQALGEPSAGSPEIVVDNTDTPRVTVTGTWTSGTSTTGYIGSDYIHDGNTGQGANQVAYTPPASVTGVQRVYLRWTSHTNRASNVPVRVVDAKGTRTILVDQKSNGGKWNLLGLFKGVQSVTIMTTAANGYVIADAVGFAPVSADDDTDDDGVSDIREVEVGLNPLVSNSTFFDAIRSHPDYFNLHSDGEIFDLHIHQPVYTPSLLRFGITMGPASDVFENFQLVAPQQPGKRFFRIALHSDPAAFVTALAAGQNRTIVVYGTSLTASGAWVSQMSAWLSAKYPNKFTIVNSGLSGKNSAEGLAQLQTKVLNRNPDTVFIEFAMNDAFLYSDGTPSLSVQQAKTNLETMIQAIQQQNPQVEIILQTMNTVWNSPTGSNQSASLRPNLAAYYEMYRDVAAGRGLLLIDHQANWAALQGRSPATFQSYVQDGVHPNAEGCAKVTLPLLQWKLSGGRELP
- a CDS encoding glycoside hydrolase family 88/105 protein, yielding MHLTKNLPIPNFAAIAGAVCLALTSLPGFAADHFTDWPEGFSPKLVGTRATDRFIAKLKARAESGKKGEIRYPEVINWYGALTFAKANGLEDRAKALIEAADPLFKEETHVMPPPNHVDRNVLGSLAAEIFLQSGSQRALEIAKNYADIQWLPTGEIISKGAAEAGKPQGGLSWRFDEDAKKYMEQGLTWQTRFWIDDMYMITMAQGQVFRATGDRKYIDRAAKEMVAYLDKLQEPNGLFYHAPDVPFFWGRGIGWMAAGMAELLTSLPEDNPDRARILEGYRKLMATLKDTQGKDGMWRQLVDDPKSWPETSCTGMFTFAMVTGVKKGWLDADVYGPVARNAWIALAGYVHGNGDICEVCVGTDKKNSREYYLKRPRVFGDMHGQAALLWSATALSR